Part of the Caulifigura coniformis genome, TCACCTACACGACGAACGAAGGCCCGCGCACAATTGCGATCCCCTCCTCGCTGCTCATCAGCGCCATGGGGCAGATCGAAGACGTGGCGCACGCCGTCACGATGGATCTCAAGTCGCCCGGCAACGAGCTGTTTCTCATCGGCGCCACCGCCGCCGAGTTTGGCGGCAGCCACCTGTCGCTCGTCCTCGAGCAGACCGGTTCCGCGAAGCCGCAGGAGATTCCGGCCGACGGATGGAACGCCGTTCCGAAGGTCGACCTCAAAACGGCTCCGGAAGTCCTGACTGCGCTGCATGGCGCGATGAAAAGATGCCTGGTCCGCGCCTGTCACGATCTCAGTGAAGGCGGCCTCGCGGTCGCGCTGGCGGAGATGGCGTTCGCGGGGGGACGCGGCATCCAGGCGGATGTCGCCGAGGCCGCCAGCGTGGCAAAGCTTCCGCCGATCGCCCTGCTCTACTCCGAGAGCAATACCCGCTTCGTGGCCGAAGTGGCCGTGGGCGATCGGGACCAATTCCTGACCGCGTTCTCGTCCGCTGGACTGATGCCTCCGGTGAAGATCGGAACGGTCTCGGATTCCGGCCGTGTCGTCATCACCAGTGGCGGGGCGACCGTCATCGACGCCGGCATCGAGGACCTGCGTGCCGCGTGGAAGAAGCCGCTGGCCTGGGATTAATTCACCCCTGTAGTCGGGCGACGTAGTGGCCGAACTGGATCACTGCGTCGCCGATGTCATTGCACTCCTGAGATCCTGATCACGGAAAGCGCTTTCGATGAACGTTCGACGGTTTCTCGGATCCCTCGTTGTCCTGGGCAGTGCCCTCGTCGCCCTCGTCGGCGCGCACCCTGCGTCCGGGGGGGAGAAGACCCCGATCATCCTGGCGCATCGCGGCGGGGCCTACGAATACGAAGAAAACACGATGGAAGGCTTCCGTGCGTGTTACGAGCGGGGAATCCGTGGCTTCGAAACCGATGTGCGGATGACGAAGGACGGCGTCCTCGTGATCCTGCACGACGATACTCTCGACCGCACCCACAACGGAACTGGTTCCGTAGAACACAAGACTGCGGCCGAGCTACGGGACGTGACGACGAAGAAGAAGGGACAGAAGATGCTGTTCCTCGACGAATTGCTCGACTACTTCGCCGACAAGCCGGATGTCTACATCGAGTGGGAGATGAAGGTCAGCAACAAGGACCTCTACCCCAACGACCGGATTTCCGAGTACTGCCAGAAGCTGTATACGGCTGCGGAAAAGAAGAAGGCGAAGGGCTCCGTCTATGTCTATTCCTCGTTCGATGAGCGCCCCCTCAAGGCGATCGACGCGATCGCTCCCGCTGCTCCGATGTCGCTGATCGCCGGCAAGCCCTGCTCGGCCGAGTTCATCCAGAAGGCCAAGGCCGTCGGCGCCGACCGCATCGCTTGTCAGATCAACGGATCGTCGCGGGCGTCGATCAAGGAGGCCCAGAAGGCCGGCCTCATGGTCAACGGCTGGCCGGGTCGCGGCGCGCAGGACTACCAACTCGCCATCGGCCTGGGACTCGATGTGCACTGCACCGATGTGCCGGTGGCGGTGATCGCCGTGAAAGAACAGATCGATAAGTAGTCGGAGGCGCGACAGCGAGTATCGGCCGCCTCGAGTTCATTCGGGAGCAGACACGGATGCGACGCGAGCTGTTCTCCCTGAGCATCGCGCTGGCGTTCACAGGGGACCTGTATACACAGAGCCTGTTCGCCCAGGACGGGGCGAACGCCGCGAAGCCTGTCGAGCCGTCCTCCGCGAAGATGTCGACGTCCGACCTGCTCCGTCGCTTCGAGAACGCCGAGTACGCCTGGCAGCAGGCGCAGATCGCCGACGTCCTCGTGATCGCGGGAGATCGGTCGATCCTTCCGCGCATCGCGCAACTCACGCGAGTTTCAGATCGCAAACGGCGGT contains:
- a CDS encoding glycerophosphodiester phosphodiesterase, with protein sequence MNVRRFLGSLVVLGSALVALVGAHPASGGEKTPIILAHRGGAYEYEENTMEGFRACYERGIRGFETDVRMTKDGVLVILHDDTLDRTHNGTGSVEHKTAAELRDVTTKKKGQKMLFLDELLDYFADKPDVYIEWEMKVSNKDLYPNDRISEYCQKLYTAAEKKKAKGSVYVYSSFDERPLKAIDAIAPAAPMSLIAGKPCSAEFIQKAKAVGADRIACQINGSSRASIKEAQKAGLMVNGWPGRGAQDYQLAIGLGLDVHCTDVPVAVIAVKEQIDK